Genomic DNA from Bacteroidota bacterium:
CAACCCTTTGGGAACGAAGATAATAAATAATCTGACTTCGCCAAAATATTTTCCAATAGCTATGGCTATTAAAAAATATTTGTGGCTCGCATCTTATTCATTATCTTCGTTTCTTGAAAGAAAGTAATTATTAGAAGTCCCCTTAAATAACTATGAAAAGGAAATATATCCGATACCTGAACATCAAAAGAGTAAAATTTATGGTTCGAAAAAAAGTTGGTTGCGTATATATGCAATAAGAATTGAAGAAAATGTATTTATCATTACAGGAGGAGCTATTAAGCTAACAAAAACAATGAATGAAAGAGAACATTTGAAAAACGAATTGAAAAAATTAGAAAATGTTAAGCAGTTTTTGATTTTAGAAGGCATAATTGATAATGATAGTATTGTAGATTATTTAGAATTAGAATTTTAAACTTATGGCAAACATGAAAAATTTAAACAAATTAGCTTCAAATGATTCAACATGGAAAGAAGAGGCTGAAAGAAGAAAGGAAAATAGAGGATGGCAAGAAAAATCTCAAAGAATTGCTGTAAAAATTCTTAGTACAATTAGAGAAAAAGGAATTAAACAAAAGCAATTAGCAGTGATGATTGGTGTTTCGCCACAGCAAATAAATAAAATAGTTAAAGGTAATGAGAACCTAACATTAACAACTATTACCAAGCTCGAAAATGCATTAAATCTACAGTTGATTTTTAATGAAAATAATACTTATTCTTTTATTAACGAATATTCTTTTAAAAAGATACAATTTATATTAGATATTAAAAAGATAACTCAACAAAAATATAATTATACTCAAGAAAGTGAAGTTTATTTAGAAAATATGCTGAGTGAAAAAGTTGTAAATTATGGAAGAAAACATAAAAATATATCAATTGAGTTTAAGTTAAGAAAAATTTCAACTGAACAGTTTATTGTTTTTCCTGATGCATTTAACAAGAGCAATTCTAAAATTGAAATGAACATAGGATTAAAATTTGGCTTGGATAATGAAAACAAGATATTAATATCATTTGTAAAAGTGTTATTTGAACAAAAGAATAAACCATTTATTGTTATTGAAGTAGCAAATTATTTTGATATTGAAGAAAAAACTTGGGCTAATTTAAATAAAACAGAAAATAATTTGATTATTCCAAAAGCATTTGCATCTAATTTAGTAATGTTTACAATTGGTACATTAAGAGGAGTATTGCATTGCAAAACTGAAAATTCAGATTTTAAAAATTTTATTTTCCCGGAAATAAATGTTGCAGAACTTATAAAAAATGATGTTGAACTGAATTAGTAACAACACTTAAAAGGAGAGGGTTTTCAAAACATTTAGGGAGGTTCTATAAATACATTCGCATTAAGATTTCCAGAGTTTTTTATAGACAATGAAAAAATTTGAAACAAATCGGGATAATGTAAAAAGTTTTGAAGAAGTATATAAAAAACTCTGAAAACCCTTTGGGAACAAAGATAATAAACAATCTGACTGCGTTAAAA
This window encodes:
- a CDS encoding helix-turn-helix transcriptional regulator, which codes for MKNLNKLASNDSTWKEEAERRKENRGWQEKSQRIAVKILSTIREKGIKQKQLAVMIGVSPQQINKIVKGNENLTLTTITKLENALNLQLIFNENNTYSFINEYSFKKIQFILDIKKITQQKYNYTQESEVYLENMLSEKVVNYGRKHKNISIEFKLRKISTEQFIVFPDAFNKSNSKIEMNIGLKFGLDNENKILISFVKVLFEQKNKPFIVIEVANYFDIEEKTWANLNKTENNLIIPKAFASNLVMFTIGTLRGVLHCKTENSDFKNFIFPEINVAELIKNDVELN